The Kribbella sp. NBC_00662 nucleotide sequence CCGTCGGCGAGGTACTGGATCGGGAACTCACCCAGGCACACCTCGCTGCCGCCGTCCTTGGTCAGCACCGGGTCGGTGCCGTTCAAGGTGTAGTGCCGGCCGGGCAGGCCGAACTTGCGGAACAGGTACTCCTCCGTCCCGAACGGCGCTGCCATCCAGTTCAGCACCCGTAGCAGTGCCTTCGTCCGCTCCGGTGAACTCGGCCGGATCGCGGCGATCGAGTTGTTCGGCGAACCGAGCAGCACCCGCCCGACCTTGCCGTCGGCAGCCCGCGGAACCGGGATCGAGATACTGAAGTCGGCGTTCGTGGCCCGCCGGTAGAAGCTCTGGATCGACGAGTAGGTGTCCTGCGTCATCACCGCCGACCCCTGGGTGAACCAGACCTTCTGGTTGTTCTTCGCGACCCCGTCCGGGTGGATCACGCCGTCGGTCACCATCTGCCGGGTGATCGCCAGCATCTCCTTGTGCTCCGGCAGTTCCCGGCTGTGCACCAGCTTGCCGTCGCGCACCTCCCAACCGTTGGGCAGACCAAGCATCGCGCTGACGATCGCGGTCGGCGGCACCGCGAAGCCCCACCGGTTCTTCTTGCCGTCGGTGACCGCCTTCGCCGCCTTCTGCAGGTCGTCGATCGTCGGCGACACGAGCTCGACACCGAACTTGTCCAGCAGGTCCTGCCGGGCCAGCAAGGTGTTCGACGACATGATCCCGCGCTGGATCGGCACGGCCCGGATGCCGCCGGAGAACACGCAGCCGCGCCACGACGCCTGCGGCGCGTTCGCCAGGAACGGGTACTCGAGGATCGCGTCCCCGGACAGGTACTCGGTCAGGTCCTGCGCCCGCGCCTCGAGGAACTGCGGCAGGTACGCGAACCCGCTGTCCACGTTGAACAGGTCGCCCAACGTGTCCCCCGCGACCGAGGTGGCGAACTTGTTCGGGTAGTCGGTCGCCGCGGTGATGTTGAGCTCGAGCGGCGCTCCGAGCCGCCGGTTCAGCTCCTGCCAGTACGGATTGCGGTCGGCCGTCGGCGGGATCGGGTTCGACGTCAGCGTCGTACCGCTGACGGGCTGGCCGTCGCCGGGTACGCCGTTGGTCACTTTGGCCGGATGCTGCGGGAACCGGTAGAAGCAGTCCGGCATCAGCGGATGACTCCGCGGCAGATCCGGCTTCGGCCCGTCGAACCGTTTGTACGTCGGCAACGCGACCGGCTTGTTCAACGCGGCGATGTCGGTCGACCTCGTCACCGTCGAGCAGCCGCTCAGCCCGCCGGCCGTCGCGACCGCGGCCAGCGATCCGCCCAGGAAACTCCTTCTGCTGATCGTCATCCCTTCACCGCCCCGGTCAGCATGCCCTTGGCGAAGTGCCGTTGCAGGAACGGGTACACGATCAGGATCGGGACGAGCGATACCACCAGGATCGCCATCTGGATCGACTCCTGCGGCGGCAGCTGATCGGCCGCCGCGCCACCGAGATCACCACTGCTGAGCTCGGTGTTGTTGATCACGTACGTCCGCAGTACCAGCTGCAGCGGCCATTTCGCGGTGTCGCTGATGTAGAGCATCGCGTTGAAGAACGCGTTCCAGTACCCGACCGCGTAGAACAGCCCGACGACCGCGAGCACCGCCCGGGACAGCGGCAGCACGATCGACCAGAAGATCCGGAAGTCGCCGGCGCCGTCGATCCGGGCCGAGTCCAGCACCGATTCCGGGATGCCCATGAAGAACGAGCGGAGCACGATCACGTTGAAGCCGCTGATCGCCGTCGGCAGGATCAGCGCCAGCAGCGAGTCGAGCAGCCCGAACTGCTTCACCACCAGGTAGTTCGGGATCAGGCCCGGGCTGAACAGGATGCTGAACAGCACGATCATCAGGATCGGCCGCTGCCCGAACGACCCCGGCCGGCTGAGCGAGTACGCCAGCATCGTCGATCCGGCCAGACTGATCAGCGTGCCGCCGCCGGCGATCACGATGCTGACCAGCAGCGCGCGCTGCACCACGCCGCCGTTGAAGATCGACTTGTACGCGTCGAGGTTGAACGCGTCCGGCCAGAGCACGAAGCCGCCGGAGTTCGTGACGTGCTGCTGACTCGCGATGCTGGTCGAGATCACGCCGAGGAACGGAACGATGACCACCGCGCAGCAGACCGCCAGTACGACGGTCTTGAGCACTCGCGACGACATCGCCGGTCCGTCGTCGATACCGTTCTGGAGTTTCTGAACCGTGCTCATTTCTGGTACACCCCCGCCTCACCGAAGATGTGCGCGATCTTGTTGGCGCCGATCACCAGGACGACGGCGACAAGACCCTTCACCAGCCCGACGGCGGCCGAGACACCCCATTGGCCTGCCAGCACGCCGTTGTTGTAGACGTACGTGTCGAGTACTTCGCTGGCCGGTCTGCCGACCAGGTTCTGCTGCAGGATGATCTGCTCGAAGCCGACGGTCAGCGAGTCGCCGAGCCGCAGGATCAGCAGCAGGATGATCAACCCGCGGATGCCGGGCACCGTGACGTGCCACAGCTGCCGCCAGCGCGAGGCTCCGTCGACCCGGGCGGCCTCGTACAGCCCGGGATCGATCTGGGTGAGCGCGGCCAGGAACAGGATCGTTCCCCACCCGGTGTCCTTCCAGATCACCTGGCTGGTCAGCAGCGCGATGAAACCGTCCGGGTTGCCGAGGAAGTCGATCGTGCCCATCCCGTGCGAGCGCAGGAAGTTGTTGATCAGGCCGCTGCCGCCGAGGATCTGCTGGAAGATCGCGATCACGATCACCCATGACAGGAAGTGCGGCAGGTACAGCACCGACTGCACGATCCGCTTGATCCGCTCCGACAGCAGGCTGTTCAGCAGCAGCGCCAGCGCGATCGGCGCCGGGAACACGAAGATGACCTGCACCAGGGTGATCAGCAACGTGTTCTTGAGGGCGTTGAGAAACTCCGCGTCGCCGTTGAAGATCACGGCGAAGTTGTCCAGGCCGACCCACGCGCTGCGTCCGAACGGGACGAACGGCAGGTACTCCTGGAACGCGATCAGGTTGCCGAGCAACGGCAGGTAGTGGAACACCAGCAGCAGGACCAGCCCGGGAAGGGCCATCAGCAACAGGACCTTGTCCCGGCGGGCGCGCGCCCACCAGGACAACGGTTTACTCGCCGAGCGCAGTCCGATGCCACTCTCAGTGGCCGCGCCCGGTGGTCCGGAACCGGTCGCCCCGGTGGTATCGCTGGGGGTGGTCCGGTCGGTCTGGAGGCTGTTGATTGCATCTGTTCGAGCCACGCGAGACTCCCTGGGTGGTTGTCGTCGCTCCCACAACGGAGAGCGTTTTCCGTTCCCCTTTGTTCGATGCTGTCGTGTCTTGGGGAATCGCGCAGCTCCGCTCGGAGCGTCACCCGGGAATTGGGAGTGTCATCCGGTAAATCCGCTGCGGGTCGCGCGGTCGGTCGCGTGATCGGTCGCGGTGATGCCAGCGGGGTTCGACCTGAGCCCGGGGGCTGGGTGGTCCGAGGGCGGGTCATCCGGATCGCCCGCCGGCTGATGCCGACGCGCACCTCGAACTCGGTGCCGACAGCATCGGTCAGGGTCACGGACAGTCAGCGAACCCGGCGACCTCACGACGCAGCGCGACATCGTGCTGCGTCGTGAGCGCGCGTTGGTGTTCGTGGCCTCACGAGTACTTCGCGACACAGGCCTAACAGACCTAACGGGTGCGCCGGGCAGTCGAGCAGTCCCACGGTGCTCGTCAGCCTGCCAGGCCGTCGTGTCGGTCGCTCGGAGACCGTTGCTGTTGGCATCGGCTAGTGGGGCTCTGCAGGCGCCTGTCCGGGGGTTGGCATGCGGTGTGTGCCGGTGGGGTCGACGTGGAACCGGAATCCGTGGGGTGTGGTCCATTGCAGCGTCTTGTGGTCGATGCGGCGGACGTCCCAGCCGGGGGCGTGGGTCTTCACCCGGTGGGGGTAGCGACCCAACGGCGCGAGATTTGTGGTCGAGGTCTGTCCCGGTGGACCGAGCGGGTCGTAGGGCCGCAGGTGGTCGAGGTCCATGGAGCGGCGGGTCTCTTGGGTGCCGAACGGGAAGACCTCGACGGGGTGGATGAGTTTGACGCGTTCACGGATCCGGTCGGGGATCTCGTAGGCGTCCACACTCACCGCATCGTTCAGATCAATCACGGGCTTGACGGTGTAGGGGCCGTACCCGACCAGCTCGGTGAGTTGCTCGGCGAGCATCGGGCCCAGGGTCTCGGCCCGCAGCACCCCGGTGCCGGTGTCGAGGGTGAGGTCGGTGAGGTGCACATAGACCTCGGTCTGCCCGGGCCGCACCCGCACACCGCCAC carries:
- a CDS encoding carbohydrate ABC transporter permease: MSTVQKLQNGIDDGPAMSSRVLKTVVLAVCCAVVIVPFLGVISTSIASQQHVTNSGGFVLWPDAFNLDAYKSIFNGGVVQRALLVSIVIAGGGTLISLAGSTMLAYSLSRPGSFGQRPILMIVLFSILFSPGLIPNYLVVKQFGLLDSLLALILPTAISGFNVIVLRSFFMGIPESVLDSARIDGAGDFRIFWSIVLPLSRAVLAVVGLFYAVGYWNAFFNAMLYISDTAKWPLQLVLRTYVINNTELSSGDLGGAAADQLPPQESIQMAILVVSLVPILIVYPFLQRHFAKGMLTGAVKG
- a CDS encoding ABC transporter permease, whose translation is MARTDAINSLQTDRTTPSDTTGATGSGPPGAATESGIGLRSASKPLSWWARARRDKVLLLMALPGLVLLLVFHYLPLLGNLIAFQEYLPFVPFGRSAWVGLDNFAVIFNGDAEFLNALKNTLLITLVQVIFVFPAPIALALLLNSLLSERIKRIVQSVLYLPHFLSWVIVIAIFQQILGGSGLINNFLRSHGMGTIDFLGNPDGFIALLTSQVIWKDTGWGTILFLAALTQIDPGLYEAARVDGASRWRQLWHVTVPGIRGLIILLLILRLGDSLTVGFEQIILQQNLVGRPASEVLDTYVYNNGVLAGQWGVSAAVGLVKGLVAVVLVIGANKIAHIFGEAGVYQK